A region of Candidatus Bipolaricaulota bacterium DNA encodes the following proteins:
- a CDS encoding HAD-IIIA family hydrolase encodes MKLLRPCETARSIFDIDYPRLYRAGKRVLLFDLDNTLGGRRPRRLDPQVKELLERITQMGFKVGILTNRRIGTNDPVIHSLGERYPVVVRAGKPRRRGFRAILAQLDASPAEAVMIGDRLLTDVIGANRLGIYSIRIRPGKRA; translated from the coding sequence ATGAAGCTTCTACGCCCGTGTGAGACCGCGCGTTCGATCTTCGATATCGATTACCCCCGGCTCTACCGGGCCGGGAAACGCGTGCTCCTGTTCGATCTCGACAATACCCTGGGCGGCCGCCGGCCGCGGCGGCTCGACCCGCAGGTGAAGGAACTGCTGGAGAGGATCACGCAGATGGGGTTCAAGGTCGGAATCCTCACCAACCGCCGGATCGGGACGAACGATCCCGTCATCCATTCTCTCGGGGAACGGTATCCGGTCGTGGTCCGAGCCGGAAAACCGCGGCGCCGCGGGTTCCGCGCGATCCTCGCTCAGCTCGACGCCTCCCCGGCCGAGGCGGTGATGATCGGGGACCGACTATTAACTGACGTGATCGGAGCGAACCGTCTTGGGATCTATTCCATCCGCATCCGTCCCGGCAAGCGCGCCTGA